Within the Gigantopelta aegis isolate Gae_Host chromosome 8, Gae_host_genome, whole genome shotgun sequence genome, the region AGATCTAATTTGGTCATTCACAGAAGATTACAGCTGACAGTATCGACAAGCAGgcagggaaagaaaaaaacaccactGCCAGTTGCTAGGGTTATGAACATGctttagtaaaaataaatattcacgttgtcatatattacaatatactgGAGAAACaatattcaaattatttatGGTAATATATCAGTGAACATTTTGGTCAGTATCACTACATGATTCACTATACAAgttttcagagattgctacacaattgtaaaacattaaacagtagttgctaatcaattttcaatagaCTACAAATATTGATAATCAAGattttggaaacaaaatatttcctgtatatgtgtgtttcatTACTTTCAATCTGTGGGTTCGATCATAGGGCCCTTTCCAAAACAAAGTGgcacagaaaatatatatatatatatatgtaacgtacgtacatacgtacgtatgtatgtatgtatatttaaagcACTAAgactatttttcactattagtgcccagtgatagaaataaacaGAATTTTTCGCTTGTCCATTTAAAAATCCATTTGTCCgctaatattttcacttgtcaaaataattaagtggtttgttttattcaaattcAAAGACATTTTTGATTGCTTAAAATGAAATTGAGTTGAgcattttacttgtccactgcaGGGAACATTTCGTTCAGTATAGTGTCGCAATTCGCTATGCAAGTTACTGAGTtggctacacaattttaaaacattaaacagtagttgctaatcaatttttaattgactagaaatatttctaatcaagatttaaaaacaaaatgttccttgcactggacaaccactgacATACATTTTGGTTGTCCGAACAGATGtttacttgtcaggacaaacggacaagtgcttatttcaaacactggtGCCATGTTGTATTTGTATACAAGGTTTAATATCGCATATGaaattttatgaaaaatatgccCCGGAAATGAATATAGTTGAggaacagacagatggatgaacagaCAATGCCATACTATGACCTGTTAAAGATGGGTGTAAAATCAACAGAGACAAACATACTGATGgcaattaacaaaacaattcattatattttaatagcTTTGATCATGTATCTGTTACAACTTCACAATTAAGCAAACACCAAATGGGTATCAAGTGCACCATTACATGATCAAATAAAGAACATCTTGAAAACACTTTTGATATAATACATCAGGtgcttgtaaataaaaatactggTCCACAAATGCTGCTTTGGCAACTGATAATTGATTACTAAATGCATAATTCACTGTATGTACATTcatcagggctcaccctgtacattgccaaattagccaattgctaattttcatacaaagtggctacaaaatGGAGTATTTGGCtgataaaatattctttaaataagtcacttttgaaatattttttaaggaAATTTATACTCTGCTTATCTGAAAATTGTCTAAACCCAAATtgtttccagtgtgagccctaaTTCATGTAACTAAACGTTCAGTGACCAAGATATCACAGCAGTTACAATATTCAGGCTTTGCTTAGTACTTAGGGTAAACAATGGCCATAAACTGTATTCCCAATGATATTccattacttttaaaataattttccatgACTCTTTtcttaatcttttttttttcaaggacTTACAACAGTTTATTTCTGTGATGTAGTTTAACCATTTGCATATATGCCTCtcaattttattgttaaatttgtaacaaaatgttattttaatataactcattaggtgtttttttaacagaacAAATATAACTTTGGATTTAAAAACTAACTGTGATTGTGAATAAATTTTGATATGCAGATGTCTCCTTTAAGTTTTATGTTGAACTTTAGATTAGATTACATGCACCAATTTTCttatacatttaaattatttaggAGAAAAGGCTTTAAGTTAATTAAGttattaattgaaaataaatcttAGTCAAACCATTTACTGCTACTAGTTTCCTGGCACGTGTCTcacagtgtcattaaacaaaacaaactaaccttTTTAATACTTAGGCAAAAAATGGCTTTAATTAAGTTACCTGgtgagaaaaaaatattttaaaacaaatactttagaaaataataaatgtcagAAACTTGTTCAAAATCCCCAGTGCATTAAAAATTCTCTTAAAAATTTCAGGAATATGAAGTTTGGAATACTGGTAATTTTGATAAtgacatttattttcaaaagttcAATGGCTAATGAATTTAACAtttccatgttaaaaatgtatattggtAATATTAGTATTAACAGGCTATAAAAGTATACagatcactggcgtaggaagggggagggggacaTGTGCCCACctcttttcttgatccagtagaaGCAgcaatggtttatatatatcGTGTGTGCCCCtcttttttggcaccttcctacgccatcTTAAGAATAAAAGTGTTATATAATAGTGCATCTCCAGTCCCACATctactagtaatagtagtatgaTCTACCCTTACTTAGTGACAGAGACAATtccaacaaattaaaataataaaaaccaagaaaacactAAGTATGACAATATCATACTACTCTTAATTCTTACCTATTTCATGGGTTCCTGGATTAtcagtaatttcaataactgtCAGATTTCTATTTTGAGCAGTCGGTTCCGACAGATTGTAGATTCTGGTAATTTCTGGACATCTGCGATGGACATCGTACATAACGTCCAGCATTGCTTTGTAATCATGGTGAATAAACTCGAATCCAGAACATGCCGACAGCAGAACGAGGAAAATCGGTACTGATACCGACATTATAGGatattttttctgttatttGTCTTATGCAAGACGGAAGCAAATGTTGTCCCGATAAGACAAAAGTTCCCCGTGCTGCAAACCAAACAGTGAATGGTGACAGCGAATCTTTTAGTATAATTTATTCTACAGAGGTGGTTTGTTTACGAAGGCTTGACGTCAGAAGGAGATATCATTGCAATGTTTTCCTTTACAAATTAACAAAGTACAGTAGACGTGACAGATTAATTCAGTCTTCTCAAGAATATACAGTGtagcatattatatatttacatattattacaaaggtccaattataaaaaaaagaagtgtgccatatacttaaattttaaaaataaatttgcaatAATTACTCCCTTCACCCGCGCCGCCCACGCTAAATATGGCTGGCACAATGTGTGCTAGTCTGCTTTGGAGAAATTGCTTGCAAAGATTCTCATGCATACCACAGAGGTAGTTTTTGACAGTTGCCCTGCATCATTCGtaatttttagatatatatatgctgGTTATGTCATTAACACTGATTTGATCATATTTTGCTGAAAATGACAGATTATGTAGCATCCAGTGTCGAAGTGACAGTAAGGATGCCCTCCGAATCGCGAATGAAATGGCGCCTTTACAGCTTTTAACTAAATAGTTAtagctttaaaattatatttactcaGTAAATGCATACATAAGTTAGTTattgaatgaaataaaattaatctgtaataaagaaatattaaaaaataattataatattaaattattaaaaacgtgTTTCCTTTACATTAAGGGGAGGTAACTCCTTTTAAGCTAATGCATTCCATTTGAACATTAATAAACCAATACTACTAATAagaaatttgataataaaatataatcttGTAAATTGTACTTCATGAAAACCGATTGCATTAAAATAGTTGAGTTGCTTGAATCACAGGATCAAATGACCTCTATggagctgattggtttttttctctcgttccaaccactgcaccaccatTAATGCAGTGCTCTACAAAGTGAGTAAAATACTCGACATGGCGACTAAAAATATTCTCTGgcgtctaaaaaataaaatcacattcacCAGTTGGTgactgtccaataattttactttaatctgtaaacaaaactggacatcggaACACAGTGGACCAGTTGCAATTTATCttccataaaacatgttttctattGGTAGTTTGTTtgcaaaataaaagtttgagacAAGTTAATCAGACTCATTGACGTAGGAAACGGGGGtaggcaagggggcatgtgccccccacttttcagatattttgctttatatttgctttataatagtgtaaaagtgtgtaaatataagagtgtgccccccactttttggcaccttcctacaccactgcagggctcaccctggatcaaaaatacctgtagccaaaatattagccaaatggaatttttattagccatattgaaaatgcttagccaaatttgttttacgcagtactgtatagagtatttatatatgaatatgaaaatatatttttttcagctaattgtgtacaaactggaataaataggaataacaaaacctcaatgagggtaggggcagttaatatattacttcgatttttcagcgggcgtggggttgggatggggttatgcaatatcttcagagtttgaagccagtaccccatacacccacccccacttctaaggcctatggcattaaattaacaaacatacagaaatatgggggtgggttggatgtttatggatgtttttgtttttttcttcctttttttccaaataaaaattttgagagtttttttttatatatagagctcattatttctttaaatagcaatatttatgttagtttgaattgcttttttttctctctctcttttttaggTGACCCATCAATTCCTCACCACagacaatttcataatttgtgccatgttgttgcggTTGATTTCAgcatcgtgttaaatgcttgttgtgatttctgcttacaaaataccttggctaagaatgccgacttcatagtatactccatttattaaaaaacaaaaaaacaaaacaaaaactttaataaaatacaaatttagtctttttaaaatccgtctaacttattaaatgtcacctaaCAGTCTTAcaatttatatctaaaattatctaacaaatatgattattgtaaactaattttattcagtgtacatttaactgcaatttgtataatttaaatgctgcatgttcatttccggcgatcgcgatctgcatgcatgctctcgaccatgggtacgaaattaacaaagacaaaggaataaacaaaaactgcagttaggtattcattgatgcaaataactattgtttttctacaaatttacatcaagatttacttttgcgtaatcgtactgtttaaaccggcctcggtggcgtcgtggcaggccatcggtctacaggctggtaggtactgggttcggatcccagtcgaggcatggaatttttaatccagataccgactccaaaccctgagtgagtgctccgcaaggctgaatggtaggtgtaaaccacttgcaccgaccagtgatccataactggttcaacaaaggccatggtttgtgctatcctgcctgtgggaagcgcaaataaaagatcccttgctgccaatcggaagagtagcccatgtagtgacgacagcgggtttcctctcaaaatctgtatggtccttaaccatatgtctgacgccatataaccgtaaataaaatgtgttcagtgcgtcgttaaataaaacacttctttctttctttcgtactgtttaatgtccgcaacgatgtctcttgacactcgggtgtcagctgactgagGCGTGATGTATATTCCACCGAGAGCTgttcagttcagccaacgaacgttcttcctaacgttcgcgaactatttgattggtgttcgtcgtgtccatttggtttaatatgaagcgcacaaaccagtctagagaacgttttgttttcgctcgatctggctgaactcggaccttgagatggcctacatgtctttcggccctgaactggcatgtgtattcaaattgacacgcattgttggtctgtttttattagcctactttggttcaaagattttacaacgtaaaaataacaagttacagattttccagacattgctgtcatacatgttgaatgcatgccgttaaaattaataaccgtgattattaaaataagcaaacattataaggcctacgctgtattctgcatgacaccgtttctcgttaccggtcacgagatcgctattacgctaattgaatatttggtagtattattatgtttgaggtgtcggataaattatgtaaccgtttgttcacatcagaagacagaaaatggcttagccaaaattttagccacttgcaaattttaataaaagagTAAACACGGTGATGTTAAGGGAGGTAATACTTCATTATGATGTTATCTCCCTTAACTTTCCCTCCACGATAACGATGTCTCCAGTTGtgaatgttgttttaatcaCGTCGAAAATCATGTTCACCTATTTCTATTTTCATGACTCGACTTTAAACggctttaaagacacaactatttacaaaacagtatttatggatTTACAATGCAGTAtatgatgaaaataaatattatttaaaccaaaattaaggtagccgattggtaactactagtaacacgttgaagcctggtagatattatcacaatgcttttaattaacttttaatgagtactgcaatttaaatgcatatcctagcagtgccattaaaatagtaatttgcATGATTgcgtttaataaaattattggttacggaatttgataatgatagttaacagtcgttcactgttttagtggaaccggacacaaacagtaacttgaaattactatttaacaactaggaatTACCCCTTCACGAGTTCATTCGAATGCTTTCCTAATAACAATTACGGCATTAGTAATGTGCCATAAAATGGCAGATGAATcaatttaattacaagtatatattagctggctactaaatataagtgACTGGTGATTAAAGattatactttactggccagggccccgttccacgaagtgatcttagccctaagatcaacttaagtgtttttaagctctgtctccctctttaggtgatgtatcttattattactattacttagtaaaattgtattaacttaaagtaaagtaaattttttaaatcactgatcccatggctagtggattttataaaaattctagaagccctgtataatAATTTTGCACCAACCATTCAACTTTGATTATACAATCAGTTAGAATTATGTGAATtcaagaaggatttgaattattaaaacaatacaccTATTGTCATGTTAAAATACAGTATATACTTGCTTCGGCATGTGttattgatatttgtttttaataaaaagaattttcagttatttcaaaaaaaaatttctgCATTGTTTTTGTTCCAGATTACCTCTTGAAGTTCGTTGTATGGTTTCAAGAAGCTATCCTTGCCAAACTGTTGATCCTCCAAGACGACCGACTCCTTCCTTTTTTCTGTTCTTCAAATCCAAACAAGAGGAGATTGCTCAAAATAATCCAGGTTTACCACACTGTTCAGTTTGTCAACTGGGTTCATTAGTAtcataatgtctgtattttTTAACAAGAGGAAATggcaatatacagtgaaaccccataATAAAGACTAAATATCTTAAAGAACTAGAAACATAACCTGTGCTTATGATTTTCATCTACGAAACTGATAGTTGGGTTAAATTAATTCTATTTTTGATATCTCAATTAATTACCTAAAACTTGCATTGAACTTGTATTTTAATGACAGTATTTCCAGTAGATACTGTAATTTTAAGCAAACTAAAAATATGCAAtgaaactattttattgcaaatcATTAAAGAAGTTTCTTTGATATTATGAAAGGTGActgggtttttaatattttgttgcaaaTCATTAAAGAAATTTCTTTGATACTAAGAAAGGTGActgggtttttaatattttattgcaaatcaTTAAAGAAGTTTCTTTGATACTGTGAAATGTAACttgttttttcattgttttaattgGATTTTAAGTTGCCTATAGCACATGCTAACAAAAGGAAAATGAAGATGATATGTAATATGATTTATGTCAGATGTTGGTGAATTATATGGGTCTGATGTGTCTACTCTGTAAACATACAGAAATGTTAACCTTTacactactggattaatttttgacaaaaaccacgttgagtgggtacaagtttataatttttactcacatatattcacttaaatgttttataaatacataaaataaagttcatatatgaatcggtaagtattatttttgtgggttattgtaatttttatgttattttagatTCATTattggtgattaaaattaggcaaaaaaaaagttgtgtttacttacgggcatttgtagccagctgtccagtatttatgtccattattcccgataacagtgatTTTATGActagattttttgtttaaaactaaCTACGAtttatatcccaatatttggtgattttcattgttggtaaaactatcaaattagctgtcacaatcgatccctgaaaatgaccgcgacgtgccgccattgttgtcaagtgaaaatacttgccgaaaaccactttttgaactcaacgtttaaatgtattttcctttgaaacataacaaacaaaaactaccatgctgtaaaataaactgtttcctgttaagaattttttttcccGGTGAATGTCGTGttcaaaacggcgggaaatatgaattggggaatgcactgtacagtgtacagtatgtcaactggtgtgatgtcgggcgagatatctcacctgcaatactcagaaggttaatgtTGGGTGGTTGTATCTGGTGAGAGATCAGCTTGTTATGTTTGCATTGGGCAAAACAATTTATGAAATATTGGTCTAGACCAAAGGTAATTATCCCCATATGTTTTGCATAACCgcatattaaacaatgtgctggggtgttgacACATGTATGCCTTTCATCCTAAAGTCTTTTCTTTCAGATCTGCGAATCCATGAGCAAGCCAAGATTGCAGGACAGTTATGGCGAGAACTTGACCAAAAAGATAAAGATGTAAGCggttaaaatattctttaaagtCTCGGTCATACGAATCCACTAAGATATTGTGACTTGAAATCTTAGTGTGTACAGTCCTTTCCCAGCTAGTGCACccattctttgttgttttttcccctgttccaaccagtatcccacaactggtaaatcaaCGGATGTGGTATGTGGTGTAGTGTTCCTTGTTTGGATATGCacaaggcttgaaattcattttgtggaaAGCAGTCTTTGCTTCTCATTTTAATCTGGAAGCAACATTTTGTAGAAATTGACGGTCAGTTCTGTCTCAAAATTAGAATCCAATCTAAGGCAGACAGTGTGTTGGAGATAAAAGGCTGGTATTGTTTCTTTAAAACAGACCAAAGAGCATATAATGAATCGGGTTTAACTGGCTTACATCCAATCTAAGCCAGACAGTGTGTCGGAGATAAAAGGCTGATACTATTTCTTTAAAACAGACTAAGAGCATATAATGTTTACGGTGTTAAAACAACCTAATTTAGAAAAAGATTGATAGCCtgtggtatttgtatttgtagctttattgttttattctttGATCTTGTACAGAGATTTCACCAAGAGGGATTGGAAAGATTTGCAGAATATAAACGGCAGTATGAAAATTACCTTAGCAACTTGACACCCAATGAAATTAaggaaattaaagaaaaaaagagacagCGTAGAATCTCTTTGgcaaaaaagagaaagaagagggtatGTATGTCAGCATGTAATAagccctatatatatatatgtcatagTCATAGTATATCAAACACATTGTGTATGCATTTGAAATGAAGTGAACgtgaaaagtatttttaaaaactgcaaTGTTTTTTGGTTGAATATATGCTTTGttttgcacttttttttaaCTCAGAATTGCCAGCATTCATACAATGTTATGaaatggcatttttttttttacttaatattaaatgaattaTAGGCCGAAACCAGTGACGTTGTTAATGAGCAAAAAACCCATGTATTTTGCTGCCAATCTCAATACGGtcatttccaaattataattaTCCTAAAAcaaatacccccccccaaacaaaaatattataaaaataaattgtagcagtcttctttccccccccccccccccccccccccccccccccccccccccccccaccccccccccccccccccaccccccccccccccccccccccccccccccccccaccccatccatccatctatgctGCACTCACTGTAAATCAACAGTTGCTTTTGTCCTGCATGTACAGTTGGACCTGTCGGAGTCAGATCAGCTGTGAATCCAGTTTATCAGTggttatgtgttttgtttttcacaaacatttaaatcacaagattttttttcttggagATAGCTgccagttttaaaaaatttaatattttcaagaTATCTCTAATTTTTTATCAAAACAAAGTTTCTCAATTTAACAGGGTGGTATTTTGGACAGGCTAACACTAATTAGTTTAATTCCAcgtttttagttttaatatgttaaaaGCCATATGGATGAACAGTAAACAAATGAGCCACATTGAGGGCATTACATTCGCTGTATcaggttttatatatttattttctttattagattaaaaaagaaaaataaattattgagaGATAAAATGGTGGAATGCAGGAAATGCTTATTTTGTTGGTGTGTTGCGTTgactaaataaattaaatgtgttctACTATTGGCAGGAACTGAAGCAGTTGGGAAAGCCTCTGAGATCACGGAATGcctttagtttgtttttaagaTCGTCTAAACTGGAGAGGGGAGATGCTGATGTACAAGTAAGTAATTGATTAATAGCATATTGTGTTAGCGACCACAGTGGTGTAATTGTTAGACAATCAAGTCTAAGGCTGGTAGATGCTGAGTTCATAACGTAGTACCTGGAACACCTCAGAGTCAGTTAACAGTTACAGACAAATGAGGGCTTTCTgcacagttcacttccggggGAAAGTTCATTCATAACAGTCCACaatagttcctaattgtaaACTACAATGTATCACTTCTAATAATTTGGTTAAGAAATCTGGGCTACTGACATACTGACCTCAAAACGGTTAATGTCAAAACTACTGATCttttgtgtattgctttatcgtatactgttacaaatcagGTTTGATTTTCATGGACAGTTGCCCATttttatggcccttgaatttaggagatacaaaaatttgttgggcccagtatGTGGACATATATTGCTTCAGCAatattctcagaatgcttgtttataaATGTGTCGTGGCACTATTTTGCATTACCAGACAACTCATTTTGTACACGACTgaacacatttattaacatttttattatagtaGTGCTGTTTCTGTTACTTATTCatataaagtttattattattattacttttgcAGACCTTTCTGAAAGGAATAGTTGAATATTGGAAAACAATGCCAGAAAATGAAAAGGAGGTAAGGCCAGcgttttataataatgtattgaGTTGTTagtgtgtatgtttatctcaTGCTTGTTATTTATCAAGTTCAGTTTCACTCTACATGTTAcacaggggcaggacgtagcccagtggtaaagcgttcgattgatgcgcggttggtctgggatcgatcccgtcagtgggctatttcttgct harbors:
- the LOC121378914 gene encoding transcription factor A, mitochondrial-like gives rise to the protein MAGTMCASLLWRNCLQRFSCIPQRLPLEVRCMVSRSYPCQTVDPPRRPTPSFFLFFKSKQEEIAQNNPDLRIHEQAKIAGQLWRELDQKDKDRFHQEGLERFAEYKRQYENYLSNLTPNEIKEIKEKKRQRRISLAKKRKKRELKQLGKPLRSRNAFSLFLRSSKLERGDADVQTFLKGIVEYWKTMPENEKEIYYHDAALDKERYDKEMAAWEDKMKKLGREDLVRKASRTKSPRKKRTVVAKKKKPVSRLKEKVSKSGTKPKRKRKTVSKSTQTGDDD